From the genome of Desulfobulbaceae bacterium, one region includes:
- the yidD gene encoding membrane protein insertion efficiency factor YidD, with the protein MQKFLILLIVAYQRILSPLLPSSCRFHPTCSQYSLEAISGHGVCKGLWLTIRRLLRCHPFHPGGYDPVAK; encoded by the coding sequence GTGCAAAAGTTTCTTATCCTTCTAATTGTTGCCTACCAGCGTATTTTATCTCCTCTGCTTCCGTCAAGCTGTCGTTTTCATCCAACATGTTCTCAGTACTCCCTTGAGGCTATCAGTGGTCATGGGGTCTGTAAAGGACTCTGGCTTACCATCCGTAGACTCCTGCGTTGCCATCCATTTCATCCCGGCGGCTATGACCCTGTGGCAAAATAA